One window of Papaver somniferum cultivar HN1 chromosome 9, ASM357369v1, whole genome shotgun sequence genomic DNA carries:
- the LOC113312719 gene encoding uncharacterized protein LOC113312719: MTELLLAQSPIPSSQELVSSQDMPMSQERTYNGKLAIKISCKAAEWEFIIKGVGQDFYGGRDEARLVVEKYNHFFGRRVRVVKSNPERYTVECYYKEKLECDWMFHAAPNTSNVKGHLFLKAYNGEHKCCAGYSDGTKADPVTRELIKSLIFEQIEQNPNKKARDIVREFKSDYGLEVSYDQAHAGKELCFKELYGEDIKSYTDLRWWCEAVKKHDPGSRADLVVEGGEFKSLFLAFDACISSFEYYRPVLFLDATFLTGKFRGCLMAATGKNANNGIFPMAYGIVSAETVENWHWFLKKLESILGPRVLTFISDRHEVLIQGIRDVFPTFYHAWCYQHLKNNVRSKTNKKKGEHCAAMGLFKECFYSSTHEGFDQGMQKLKDMGCDGLHKFLSEIPVECWSNAYSLGCRYGDMCSNIAESFNSWIKEAKGMPIATLVNWIRLKIMEQMSTRKRKGATYKGFICPRLEKKVLASIRAGVQWRITKSGDMDGKFLMESTCMLLILRGFSATVGFRASYDRPIKPIPDYDKPIDVATGDLVNPPTVVGKKHGRPKKKRIPNTGSASFKRPITCGNCHTQAHHNKTTCPHPPAKKQR; encoded by the exons ATGACGGAGTTGCTTTTAGCTCAGTCACCTATTCCTTCCTCTCAAGAGCTTGTTTCTTCTCAAGATATGCCCATGTCTCAAGAACGTACATACAATGGAAAGTTGGCAATTAAAATATCTTGCAAGGCGGCTGAATGGGAGTTTATTATAAAAGGTGTTGGTCAAGATTTTTATGGAGGACGAGATGAAGCTCGTCTTGttgttgagaaatataaccattttTTTGGTCGCAGGGTGAGAGTCGTCAAGAGCAATCCAGAACGATATACGGTGGAATGTTATTACAAGGAGAAATTGGAATGCGACTGGATGTTCCATGCAGCTCCCAATACTTCCAATGTGAAGGGTCACTTATTCCTCAAGGCCTATAACGGGGAACATAAATGTTGTGCTGGTTATAGTGATGGAACAAAGGCTGATCCGGTTACGCGCGAACTTAtcaagagtttgatatttgagcagATTGAACAGAATCCCAACAAGAAAGCcagggatattgttagagaattcAAAAGTGATTATGGGTTGGAAGTGAGCTACGATCAGGCGCATGCCGGGAAAGAATTATGTTTCAAGGAATTGTATGGCGAGGACATTAAATCATACACTGACTTGAGATGGTGGTGTGAAGCCGTGAAGAAACACGATCCAGGTAGTAGGGCTGATTTAGTTGTTGAAGGTGGCGAGTTTAAGAGTTTGTTCTTAGCCTTCGATGCTTGCATCTCTAGTTTCGAATATTATCGCCCGGTACTGTTCTTGGATGCAACTTTCCTAACTGGAAAATTTAGGGGTTGTCTTATGGCGGCTACCGGGAAGAATGCGAATAATG GAATATTTCCTATGGCATATGGTATCGTATCAGCTGAAACTGTTGAAAATTGGCATTGgttcttgaagaaactagaatctatCTTGGGTCCTCGTGTACTAACTTTTATTTCGGATCGCCATGAGGTTTTGATCCAAGGGATTCGTGATGTTTTCCCAACTTTCTATCATGCTTGGTGTTACCAGCATTTGAAGAATAATGTCCGCAGTAAGACCAACAAGAAAAAGGGAGAGCATTGTGCTGCGATGGGTTTGTTCAAAGAATGTTTCTATTCATCGACTCATGAAGGCTTTGATCAGGGTATGCAAAAGTTGAAGGATATGGGATGTGATGGTCTTCACAAATTCTTGAGTGAGATTCCAGTGGAATGTTGGTCCAATGCATATAGTCTGGGCTGTCGTTACGGCGACATGTGTTCAAACATTGCAGAGTCCTTCAACTcttggatcaaggaagcaaaaggtATGCCTATTGCAACACTTGTTAACTGGATCAGGCTTAAAATTATGGAACAGATGAGTACAAGGAAGAGGAAGGGGGCGACATATAAAGGATTCATTTGTCCCAGGCTAGAGAAAAAAGTGTTGGCTTCCATTCGTGCTGGTGTCCAGTGGAGAATAACCAAGTCTGGTGACATGGATGGGAAGTTTTTGATGGAAAGCACGTGCATGCTGTTAATATTGCGAGGTTTCAGTGCAACTGTAGG CTTCCGTGCTTCGTATGATCGTCCTATCAAGCCCATTCCTGATTACGACAAGCCTATTGATGTTGCTACTGGAGATCTCGTGAACCCACCAACTGTCGtaggaaaaaaacatggtaggCCGAAGAAGAAGCGGATTCCTAACACAGGTAGTGCAAGTTTCAAGAGACCAATTACGTGTGGTAACTGCCATACTCAGGCACATCATAACAAGACGACGTGTCCTCATCCTCCTGCGAAAAAGCAACGTTAA